The DNA sequence aattaaaaatgtaattataacaaatcttcaattattaaattcaatttaattaattaatataagttaAAAATGCTAACaaatttctttaatgtttacCGACATGAGATAAATAATCTATAATTCCTCATGTTATGAGGAATCATAACCTCCAACAACATTAATTTCctcataaacaaaacaaatgcacACTTagttttttctaaataatgaatttaattaaatagtaatatgatgtaataaataatcaatgtAAGATTAAGCATTTTAGATTAATGAAACTAGATTAGGGGtaatgaataatgaaatataaataatgaattaaattaaatcataatatataatgatatataatataaaaataaataataattgtaagactagtattttagattaataaaaCTAGATCATGGTATGCCAGTGCAGTCTCAACCCATGGGTTGGCCCGAATAGTTCGCTAAATTTAGAGGATTGTGACATCTAATTTGACACCTCATTGgtgatttttataatataactaactaaacaaaaaaaaaccgCCTTCAATTTTATGTTGCCCTGTCCATTGGTAAGTGATTCATATTCTTTTTGGGACGGTAAATGagtcaatttattttttgacacTCTCGcttttactttttcctctctactttatttctttttcgttTAACTAACAAAGactccattttcttaaatactACTGCGCgagggacgaagggagtatcatGTTGAAAAGAAATATATCTCTCAGTgagggacgaagggagtattaaataagcatatatattaaatttaattaatataatattgttaaatttaattagaaaatttgtatttaccatgagaaatattataattctaaaacgtgctttaaaatttctcaaaactttttttgtgttttattttatttatacgaATCTTAAATAAGTCATGTTTGAGTTTGAATATATATCTCAAAGTTATCATAATCAAACATTCTATATCATATAAATATGAccaattttcatcattatgtATTGAATTACTCACATATCAATTTTATCGATAACAATCTGATTAGCCCATTGGACTAGCCCAAAACCCGAGAGTTTGGAGTTAGGGTTAAATATTCATAACcagattgacatccctacgtTAGGTGTAATAGATAAGGACTTATAATCATAAtatgacatgaaaatataataaatgtgagatTAATAGTTTAGATTTATAAAACTAGATCAGGTATAATAAATTTCGTATAAGAAATTCTCAGACGATGATGATAAAATTAGATTAGAGTTTGcatgttaataaaatataatacaaaattaaattaaatatttatgttagGAGCTCTCACATTAGGAAAAAGAATACTCCATCCAATCAAAACTAGAGAACTAAGAaacatatatgaatttatttttatgaaacacATTTATAGATCCGTGACTACAAACAcattcatttataataaagatCTTCAACcatatatttaaaagaaaacatgtttttttttttattatttgttaccGACTCGGCTCTTTAATTAAGCTAAGTAAatattatgtaaatatatatgtgtcaCGCCTCtatcaatattattgttatCCACTCTGAATAATTCGAACATTACAATAGAACACACAACAATGAACAACGATGTGTTTACCGAGATTCTGTTGTGGCTGCCCTTCTTATCACTTTTGAGATTCCGAGGTGTCTGCAAGATGTGGAGTGACATTATCTGTTCTCAATCTTTTGGAAAACTACATACTCAAACTCATTACATGACCAACACCAACAATAACAATCCAGACGATATGGTGTATCTACAATTTAGTTTGCCTAATGATGAAGTCGAATTACGGGACGAACTGTCGATAGAGCTCGAATGCAACGAGAAGTCAAAGTCATTGATGTCGTATAAATCCGACTACTTTAATGGCTTCTCGTTAAACTACTGGGACAGCATCAGCGATTACCTAGTAAGGTTGCACGGGCCGGTTAGGGGTCTAATCTGCATCAACTGCAGCTTGAATCCTGAGGCTCCCGTAGCCGTATGCAACCCTTTTCTAGGCCAACTCAAGACTCTTCCTCTTACAACCTCGTGCGCTGCAATTGGTTTCGACGAAGATTACAAAGTTGCTGCAATTGGTTTCGACAACGAAGATTACAAAGTTGTGCAGCTGGTGTCATGCAAGAGACATCGGTGCCTCCATGCCCAGTTGTATAAGAGAAGGACGGATTCTTGGAGGGAGTTGACTGGAGAGAGTGTCGTGCTCGATAATCAAGAATTTGATTGGGTTGACCCCATACAGTCGCGGAGCAGGAATGGCTACTTCGCGCACTGGCGTGCTCATCTACTAAATGGTGCTAGTTTGAAGGAGGTTATACTGACTTTCGACATGAAGAATGAAGTGTTTCAGACAATCACATTGCCAGAATGCGAACTTGATACTTTGGATCATATTTTTGCAGAAGACGAGCACTCGTTTCTCAAGTTTGTTTTACCTCATCCGTGTTGTAATGCTTTTGAAGATGATAAGTTAGTCAAGGTTTATGAGTCGATATGTATAGGGAGTGAATTGAATTGGATTCCATTAATGAATTTTGAAGTTCCATTTTCTCAAGTGCCTCTGTTGAGGGTTGGTTGTGTGTTTTTGGATGACGGAGATGGTGCGGAAGTTGTGTATGATTATCATGCACGCAGACTCATCGGACGCCATTGTGTGGTACCCATGGCGTTCGTTGAGTATAGAGGGAGCTTCGTTTCACCTTGAACATCTCTCATTAACCTTGAACATCTCTCATTAGTCCGTTATGAATtgatatatttgatttataaggCTTTGATATGCCTTTGCCCTTTGATATGTGTCCATAGGACCCTTTTGTAAAAAATCCTATTTAATATCACCTCGATATTATATAGGGATAGTGTCAAGCTTGGTAAATAGTCAGatacactatataaaattgtatCTTGGTTATTAGCAAGATAcaataatttgtattttagtTAGAATTTAAAGTTGTTTCGATGTTTAGTTAGATagtcaattttaatataattcaaaacatGTTTGACTTGCCATATACTACTCCTTTTATATAGTGTCAAAATAATTTGTACTACTAACTAGCTTCGtgtcaaaattattttaaatagatttCATGCTTAAAATCCCATGGAGGGCGGAAGAAAAGAACTAAAGGAccaaataaatttcaataattacatgtgaagaaattgaaaggaccaaataaatttcaaaggagagcatttatatttattgggTTGGATTACCTCTAAATTTATAAACTTGTactacaaattttcaattaggAGCTTATCGTTTATTTATAAACTAATTTGATGTGTCCGAGATGTATTATAACTCGGTGTcttttaatttacattaaaaaatttcttcgTTTCCATGTAATGATAGGATTTACTTTTCCTCTATAAAATGCTTACTTTTGTAGTCTTCAATGTTCAATCTAATTTGATGCAATACAATATATTTCTCGAGCGTTCACTCTATCATGGGCTATGCATCTCTTGTCAATGCCGATGCTAAGGAGGATCGTAGCACTATCTCGTTCCCTTCTCGCCGCGCATCTCTTGTCGTTGACCCCGTCATTCAAATCAACATCGATGTGTTGATAGAGATTCTCTTGTGTCTTCCCGTACAATCAATCTTGAGATTCCGAGCTGTCTGCAAATCTTGGGGTCACATTATCGATTCTCCATCTTTCAGAACACTACACACTCGCAACAACAAATCAGATGACACGGTCACTCTTCAAGTTTATGCGACCAACTTTTCGCAGAACAAACTGTCGATAAAGTTCCAACACAACGGGAAGTCATTAATGTCGTATGAAGCCGAAAGCTTAACACATTCCTCGTTTAAATTAGTTGGGGCGGTTAAGGGTCTAATATGCATTAACCCTAATAAATTTCGGGTGCCCATAGCCATATGCAACCCTTCTCTAGGCCAACTCAAGCTTCTCCCACTTACCATCCCTTCCACTTCCAAATCCTGTGGAATATGCTGGCGCGAGGTTGCAATTGGTTTCGACGAAGATTACAAAGTTGTGCAGCTGATGTCGTGCCCAAAACACCGCCATGTCCTCGCCCAAGTCTACTCAAGAAGGACAGGATCTTGGAGGGAGTTGGCCAGAGATGATGGCGGCCTCCTTGATACCCTACATTCTTTCTCGCCTTGTCCCATAAAATCATGGTGCAAGAATGGCTACTTTGCGCACTGGCGTGTGTATCGGCTTAAGGTGGGAGGTCGTATTGTGCAGAAGATACTAAGCTTGGACATGAAGAATGAAGTGTTTCACACAATTAGGTTGCCGGCGGATTATACTTACTATTATGATTCGATATTTGCAGATGATGAACGCTCATTTCGCCGCTTTGTTTTGCATTCTCATACGCGTCTCGGCTTAGTGGGGATTTATGAGTCGAGATGTGAAAGAAGTGAATTGAGTTGGAATCATATGATGGATGTGGAAGTACCCTTCTCTAACTTGGACTTTGGGGTAAGTTTGTGGAGGAGTGGTTGTGTGTTTATCAAATACTGTAGGAGCTTATTTGTGTATGATTATCGTGCACACAAATTCATCTGCAAGCACGTGCACCCTGCGGAGCTCGTGGGGATTATTGAGTATAGTGGGAGCTTCGTTTCACTTGAGAATTAGTCTTACTTAATTTCGTGATTTTGTAACTTGAATTTGCTTCATGTTATTGTGGTTTTTGATAGTACATGTTTCCTGCTTGTGATATATAGATGTTTTAATTGAACACGTACAATTTTCTATTGGATAcataatcataatattatactcctatataataggagtagtagtaataaatactccctccatccgtaagcaattggtgtatgacacgagttttaacgTAGAGTTGATAAATAAGacagaaggagaaaaagtaagagataaataGTGTTAGGGTTATAGAGAAGTTTTAATTCTAATGGCATAAGTGGTAAATAAAATGACGtgtattgttattattttgttgaaaactttccataaatgaatgtgatctattttttgtagatgaccaaaaatagtaaaagtgctctatttttttttggacggataaagtaatataaatatggaaagcaatcaatataaataaagtcTAATTGATCACTGAttattctttccttttcaGTACGTATACATATTCAACCCTATTTGATATAGCAGTATAAGGCCTTTTTCAAGAAATATGGCAAGTGAATACgtaaatattatgaataataaaatatataatatgaaattgttgtaataaaatattccataTATTATAGGCTATGAAattgttataataaaatatatattatgggCTCTAGGTCCCTGTGtctatgtatatatttgtatCTGATCTCATTCTCTTCTCTGAATAACTACTGTCATCAACCATTGTTTCTGCACGTAAGTCTTCTTCacttattttgcattttagtgtACTACTGAGATGGTGGTGAATTTTCTCATATAGTTAATTTTCATAGTAATTtcatgatgatgatgataatggGAAAATACAAttagagtatattttaatgaaatactaCATCCGTTCATTAAAAATAGTCTTTGGTAGTGAGTTTCTTATACGTATTATTGTTCTCTAATTAATGAGTACATATCTTagaaattactccctccgttccatagtagtagagtcattttgctattttggtacgttccatagtagtagagtcatttccttttttggtaaaagtcaacacatttttccacacttactttactttctcttactttattctctctacatctctctaccttttttatttcctactttattcttcatttacttaactcacataatacaactttttcttaatctccgtgccaaaaagaaatgcatccaCTATTATGgaatggagagagtactaaAGAAGACAGCAGGGAGATGTTTTTGTGGAGAGGGGCGGTGTCTCTCTcagaatgataaaattaattaattctttattatCTTCTTTATAATATTCCATCTGCCAACCATTTAAAAAAcaacattttgtcattttggacTGTGACTCATGAAACCATTTGACTTTATTCCACTTTTAGGATTCGGACCTCACattctatcaattttttaCACTCACAATCCAATATACAACTACTAAATTATATAGGTCACACATTCTATGCACTTTTATCTCTTTGGCTTTCTTCACATAGTTGAACAATTTGTTAAAACTCACCTAGTCAAAAGACTCTTTAAATgttggacggaaggagtagtatGTAAAGACTccttatatattataaataggtaggatacaaaaaatatcttgagaaaataaatcaaatactaacaaTATATGGAAATAGtaatcaaacaaatcaaattaaatcgTATGCAAAAGATATAGCTAAAtcataaataagatattttaaattcattgaGAAAATTAGGTTGAGTATATAGAATAAATGTCCTTACCAGTTTCAATGCAAAATTATGGATTACATTGTCTCCTTGATTTTTATCCTTGCATTGCTAACACTATTCTCCTCTCTGAATAATTCTAACAGCACAATCAAACACATATCAATGATCAACGATCTGTGGACAGAGATTCTCGCGCGCGTGCCAGCGGAATCTCTCTTGAGATTCCGAACTGTCTGCAGATTCTGGCGCGACAGTATCGACTCTCAGCCATTCAGAAAACTGCACACTCAGAACGACAACAAACCACGTGACATGGTTTATCTACAGCTTTGTCAACCAAGGAAACAAGACGAGGCATGTCTGGAATTACGTTTAGGAGCTAAGGAACTGTCAATGAAGTTACAACACAAGAACAACAACTCATATGAATCCGACCGATTCACCAGCTACTTGAAATCCTACTGGCCTTGTCATGTTGTAGTTGGGGAGGTTAAGGGTCTAATCTTCATAAACCCTCATGATTTGAAGGCGTCATAGCCATATGCAACCCTTTTCTAGGCCAACTCAAGATTCTTCCGCCCTCCTCTAGCCCCTCGTGTGATATAGACTTCCGCAACGTTGCAATTGGTTTCGACGAGGATGAAGATTACAAAGTGGTGCAATTGCAGCATTGCGAGAATCATAAGTGTCTCCACGCCCAACTGTATTCAAGAAGGACAGATTCTTGGAGGGAGTTGGCCGGAGACAACCGCATCATCCTTGATGATTTGTATAATGTAGGGATTAAGCCCATAAAATCAAGGTGCAAGAATGGCAACTTTTTGCACTGGCGGCTGTTTACAGATATACTAAGCTTggacatgaaaaaaaatgaagtgttttGGAGATTCAGGTCGAGGCAAAATTTTTATGTAAGTTCCATCTTTGCAGAAGACGAGCACTCGTTTCAGGgctttgaatttaaaaataatggatttaatatttatgagaTAACATGTGAAGGAAGCGAATTAAGTTTGAATTATGCGATTGCTGGGAAAGTACGTACGTCTAACTCTGAGGTGCCTTTGTGGAGGAATGATTGTGTGATTTTTGAGGATGTATTGGGCACGTTTGTGTATGATCAGGGTGAACACACAGTCATAAGCAAGCATTCGGGGCTTCCCAAAGGGTCCGAGATGGTTGAGTACAGAGGGAGCTTCGTTTCACTTGAAAATTAGTTCAGTCCAAGACTATTCCAAGAATGGCTTTTTTTTCTATGAACTCTTGTTaatgtctttattttttgtgagtgttttgattcattttttagatCGGCCATGGtcactttattatttaagttttaaacGAATTTCGAAGAATGATcgttttttatgtttattgttTGGATATGCTAGACTTGAAAATTATTCAATGTACATCGACTTGGAAATcagaattttgaaattaggaAAATAGAGAATCTAATCAAAATTATAGAATGTTGCATAATGTATTATTTTCcttgtataaaatattaaccatagaaatttaatactactactatgaaaTCCCACGAGATATAcataccaaaatatttaattctagGGTTCTCTAAAGGAAAAACGTATCTATATACTAATATAGATGTATCTCGCGTCATCAATAATACTATCCCTCTCTGAATAATTGTATCATTACAATCAAACACAAAGCAACAATGAACAGGGATGTGTTGACAGAGATTTTCTCGTATCTGCCTACACAATCTCTCTTGAGATCCCGAGCTGTTTCCAAGTTCTGGCGTGATGTTATCGATTCTCCACCGGATGCGGTATATCTACAATTCCGGTTGCCCAATGATCAAAATCGGAAAGAGCTGTTGGTAGAGCTTCAACACAACGGGAGGTCATTAAAGTCGTACGAATCCAACCACTTGGACAAGTCCGCGTTATCTTACTCGCATATCAATGATCAAGTTGTGTTATCGGGGACAGCTAAGGGACTTATCTGCATCTATCAAAGTTATCCCGATGAGCCCATAGCCATATGCAACCCTTTTCTAGGTCAAGTCAAACTTCTTCCGTCCTCTTCCAACTCCTCACGTGACATATACTGGCAAGATGTTTCAATTGGTTTCGACCAAGATTATAAAGTTGTGCAGATGTTGTGGGGTCGTTGCGCCCATGCTCAGCTCTATTGCAAAAAGAGAAATTCTTGGAGGGAGTTGGCCGGGGACAGCGGATTTCCTGTTGATCTACACTGGGCTGACCCTATAAAGTCGCAGTGCAAGGATGGCCACACTCTGCACTGGTGGGCGGGTTATGtttcgaagaagaagaagaggaggattATACTGAGTTTGGACATGAAGAATGAAGTGTTTCGGACAATTTCATTGCCGGATTCGCGGGTTGGTACAAATTGGGAAGAGATTTTTGCAGAAGATGAGCACTCGTTTGTCCGCATTGTCTTATCTAATATATTTACCAGTTTGCAAGGTAATATATCATCGAAGATTTATGAGTCGAGATGTGAAGGGAGCGAATTGAGTTGGAGTCATGTGATGGATGCTGAAGTACCCTTCTCTCAAAACGTTCCTCAGTTGAGGGCGGGTTGTCATGTGTTTTTGGTCAACCCAGATGAGTTTTTGGCACGGAGTGTCGTGTATGATTATCGTGCACGCAAATTTATCGGGTGGCATTACTTGGAACCCACAGTTGTTGGAGTTGTTGAGTATAGAGGTAGCTTGTTTTCACCTTGAGAGTTATTGTTTGATCTGTTTCGGTTTTCAACATGAAGAATTTCAAGCAACCATTGTTTTATACTTATGTTTCAAttcatgttttctttttgtcttGCCTTCCAATCAATGGGCGATCTCCACTAGGAAGAAACCCTTTTAAGAAGAAGACTAAAGTTCATTTTTGGTCCCCTACATTTGCTctaaaattctttttggtCCCTTACATTAAGTTTGTGATCTTTTGGTCCCAAACATATTGTTTTGGTCTAAAAAAGTCATTTTCAGTTAAAGTTAACGGTCAAAGCAGTTGACCaacttaataatttaattataatctaattaacttaattaatttaatattaaattttataaaatatttttttccttcaaataaaaattgatcaaattaaaagaaaatttactttgctcatttttctattataaataataaattatgcaAACTAATTAACTTTCCATAAATCTATCACAAAGTTTTAGCGATAAATTAAGTGCATAGCAAGTATAATACGGAGATTATGTATGAATCAAATTCATATTGAAGATaggcaaaacaaaaaaagaaagaaaaaaaaaacaaattttctgCAAACAGAGGTAGCTAGAGCATTTTCGATGATAAGGACGATACATTCATTATAAGTTGTTTGTAgcaaaaaaatggtaaattaaagGCATGAAAGCTCCCCTCTCAATAGCATCCTAGTTAGCATCTCCAAAAGTAAAATCCTTCAAATATTTGTTAGACCAACTGCACTCTCTTGACATTATATAGCTCTGCCACCAGCATGTTTCCATACCCGAGCAGCTCCCCCAGCGGCATCTTCAGTTGCTTGAACGCCGGTGGCCCTTCCCGAGAGTTCACCGGCTGCTGGTGCACTTGAAGTTCCAGCCCGCCCACTTGAAGTTCCAGCCAGCACACTTGAAGAAGTATGCTTATTGTACATATCAGCAACTGAACTTGTACATCGTGACCTGTTGTGACCCGGTTGATAACACAAGCTACAATGTTGTGGACGATTACGCCTACGCTTCTTCCCACATTCTGTGCATGATATagattaacaatattttaattaactagTGTAGGTAAGCAAGTTAGTAAGATTTGAATAGAAAAGGTAACTACCTTGTGTATCTTTGGGGTTGCTAACTTCATCAACACGTTCTGATTCAAGAGGAATGAGCTGGGGACATTTCCTCTTGTTATGACCCTTTTCACCACATTTACGACATGTGTAGTCAGACATCATTCCACTCCTAGACATCTTCTGCACTCCATTCGATAACTCAcatattttaacttttcttgTGTTCgcctttttgttgtttatcTCCCTTCGTTCTTCAAATGTTTTTTGCCTTGCTCCTTTTGGACGACCTGGAAGTTTGATGATTTCAGGTGGGACGACATCAGGCTTTGTCGTCTTAGGCCATAAGTCAGGACCTACAAAGGCATAAAACACAACATATTTACTTGATTAAAGAGTGGTTTTTGGTCGAGGACAGCTGAGATTTTGTACCTTCAACCGGATAAATAATAGGTTGGTAAACCTTTTGAAAGCTTTCTTTTGAGTAACAAGTATCCACAAATTGATCCACCGTCTCACATGCCGTCTCTATGGCTGCAATTGCGTGATTACACGGGATCCCTGTGAGCATCCATCTCCTGCAACTACATGTTCTATCCCTCAAGTCAACCACAAATTGTTCATTCCACTTCGTATTCACTTGGTAAATCCAATCTCCAGCCTCCCGCACCATGCATTCGCCGGTCTTCTCTTTTagtttctcaattttcttccttATCTTCGGACCAAAACAGTCTTGTATCCTTGAAGCAAACTTCCTTCTTGTTGTGAATCTATCCATCATGTACATTCTTATACACTCCAACATCCCATACAATGGCTTCTCTCGAGCAAATAGCAACACCCTATTTAAGCATTCAGAAATATTGTTCACGAGGATGTCACATTTCGCGTGATACTCAAAGAAAGCTCGACTCCAATTCTTCTTGTTGGTGTGTTCAATCAACCACTTGTATGCTCCCTCATTCATGTCCTtaatttgttccatttttttctcgaAGTCGTGAATGTTACTTGATCTTGCTACCTCCCAAACCTTATCTTTTAATTCACTGCCAGGAAATTGTTTTTTAAGGTTGTTGTGCATATGCCACACACACATTCGGTGTTCCGCATGCTCACAACAATTCTTAATTGCATTGATAAGTCcctatgaaaagaaaattaggaTATTTATCAATATGATCTTAAATATACCAACTatacaatataatataaataacagtCATACCTTTTGTCTATCTGAGATAAAAGTCCACTTGCTGGAATCAATTATCTCCAAATCCTTTACCAAAAGCCTCACAAACCAACTCCATGTATCTGTATTCTCAATCTGTACAACGGCAAATGCAATGGGAAATATTTGGTCATATGGATCCAAACCAGTGGCTGTCAAGAGAATACCCTTTGCTTGTCCCTTGAGATGACACCCATCAAGTCCAACAATGCGTCTACAATGAAGTTTGAATGATGTCTTACATGCTTCATATGCTATATAGATAGCCTTGAATTTTTGATTTCCGTCATCCAGTGGTTGGGTAGCTAACACCACAGTACTGCCCGGATTTGACCTTAACAATTCTGCTTTGTAGTCATGCAATCTTTTGTATTGCTGTATCAAATCAGCTTCAATCAAAGAACGTGCATGTTTGATAGCACGTTTCGCCTTTCCTGAAGTGATTGTGATTCTCATGTCTTGATGCACCTTCTCAATGAATTGCCCAATGCTCATCCCAGGAAAAATGCGAATgtcttctttatattttttgctaaGATATTTGGAATTAGCACATCCATGGTTTGAAGAAGAGCCACCACAAATGTGTTTATCCCTAAGACGTGCAACTTGCCAGTAACCATATGTATTCCTATTTCTGATTGAAACATACCATGGACATGCAACCCTATTCTTACCATGGAGCACAGATTTGCAAATTGCGATGCAACGtgcattatcatttttcttaaaacgTAATTTTTTACCCATCTTCACTCCTTGATGGCGAATCAGTTCGGTGAAATCTTGCTTTGAAG is a window from the Salvia hispanica cultivar TCC Black 2014 chromosome 1, UniMelb_Shisp_WGS_1.0, whole genome shotgun sequence genome containing:
- the LOC125205091 gene encoding F-box/kelch-repeat protein At3g23880-like; the encoded protein is MGYASLVNADAKEDRSTISFPSRRASLVVDPVIQINIDVLIEILLCLPVQSILRFRAVCKSWGHIIDSPSFRTLHTRNNKSDDTVTLQVYATNFSQNKLSIKFQHNGKSLMSYEAESLTHSSFKLVGAVKGLICINPNKFRVPIAICNPSLGQLKLLPLTIPSTSKSCGICWREVAIGFDEDYKVVQLMSCPKHRHVLAQVYSRRTGSWRELARDDGGLLDTLHSFSPCPIKSWCKNGYFAHWRVYRLKVGGRIVQKILSLDMKNEVFHTIRLPADYTYYYDSIFADDERSFRRFVLHSHTRLGLVGIYESRCERSELSWNHMMDVEVPFSNLDFGVSLWRSGCVFIKYCRSLFVYDYRAHKFICKHVHPAELVGIIEYSGSFVSLEN